In a genomic window of Venatoribacter cucullus:
- a CDS encoding long-chain-acyl-CoA synthetase — protein MTTTSPAPLQPRHVSLVNILGSVVQGLPELGVTLKGVAALVTTKPEKKKSIGLLLEKHAASQPDHIAIRYQNITWSYQQLNEAANRIAHLLISQGIGAGDSVGVMLENRPESLISVMAIVKLGAIAGMINTSQRGEVLEHSINLIQPKALLIGEEMLNNLATVEHALPRALKAQLYYVKDTGQRDCPAHYQDLHAACAPQPDSNPGTTAAVQMHQPCYYIFTSGTTGMPKASVMTHYRWFKSMAGMGLASMKLRKDDVLYVSLPLYHNNALTVSMAAVLGAGACIAISRKFSVSKFWDEIRDHGATAFCYIGELCRYLLNTPASDNDRQHKIRVMIGNGLRPDIWMEFKQRFGIKHINEFYGASECNLVFTNALNLDKTAGICPLSYNIVAYDIENDEPLRNKKGFMVPVKKGGTGLLITEVNDKQPFDGYTDEDASQKKLFRNVFKKGDCWFNTGDLVLNQGFKHVAFADRLGDTFRWKGENVATTEVESILMEFDDIEHAVVYGVEIPHTDGRAGMAAITLKPGASPDWGALARHLREKLPAYAIPLFLRLREQEEVTGTFKYRKVELKNEAYHLDKVSEPVLVLVGKQAAYEALTAEVEAAINAGEISL, from the coding sequence ATGACCACCACCTCTCCGGCACCGTTACAACCCCGTCATGTCAGCCTGGTGAATATTCTCGGCAGTGTCGTACAGGGCCTGCCCGAACTGGGCGTAACCTTAAAAGGCGTGGCGGCACTGGTGACCACCAAACCGGAAAAGAAAAAATCCATTGGTTTATTACTGGAAAAACACGCCGCCAGTCAGCCCGACCATATTGCCATCCGCTACCAGAATATTACCTGGTCGTATCAGCAGCTGAACGAAGCCGCCAACCGCATTGCCCATTTATTAATCAGCCAGGGCATCGGTGCCGGAGATAGTGTTGGGGTAATGCTGGAAAACCGCCCGGAAAGCCTGATTTCCGTAATGGCCATTGTAAAACTGGGCGCCATTGCCGGTATGATCAATACCTCGCAGCGCGGTGAAGTGCTGGAACACAGCATCAACCTGATTCAGCCGAAAGCGTTGCTGATCGGTGAAGAAATGCTGAATAACCTGGCCACCGTCGAACACGCTCTGCCGCGCGCATTAAAAGCGCAACTCTATTATGTGAAAGACACCGGCCAGCGCGACTGTCCGGCGCATTATCAGGATCTGCACGCTGCCTGCGCGCCACAACCCGACAGCAACCCCGGCACCACCGCGGCCGTGCAGATGCACCAGCCCTGTTATTATATTTTTACCTCCGGCACCACCGGCATGCCAAAAGCCTCAGTAATGACCCATTACCGCTGGTTTAAATCCATGGCCGGTATGGGCCTGGCGTCCATGAAACTGCGCAAAGACGATGTGCTGTACGTCAGCCTGCCGCTGTACCATAACAACGCCTTAACGGTTTCCATGGCCGCGGTGCTGGGCGCCGGCGCCTGCATTGCCATTTCGCGTAAATTCAGTGTGTCGAAATTCTGGGATGAAATCCGTGACCACGGCGCCACCGCTTTTTGCTACATCGGTGAACTGTGCCGTTATTTACTGAATACCCCGGCCAGCGACAACGACCGCCAGCATAAAATCCGCGTAATGATCGGCAACGGCTTACGGCCAGATATCTGGATGGAATTCAAACAGCGTTTTGGTATTAAACACATCAACGAATTTTACGGCGCCAGCGAATGCAACCTGGTATTTACCAACGCCTTAAATCTGGATAAAACCGCCGGTATCTGCCCGCTGTCGTACAACATCGTCGCCTACGATATTGAAAACGACGAACCGCTGCGCAATAAAAAAGGCTTTATGGTGCCGGTTAAAAAAGGCGGCACCGGCCTGCTGATTACCGAAGTGAACGACAAACAGCCCTTCGATGGTTATACCGACGAAGACGCCAGCCAGAAAAAATTATTCCGCAATGTGTTCAAAAAAGGCGACTGCTGGTTCAACACCGGGGATCTGGTATTAAACCAGGGCTTCAAGCACGTCGCCTTTGCCGACCGCCTCGGGGACACCTTCCGCTGGAAAGGTGAAAACGTCGCCACCACCGAAGTGGAATCCATTCTGATGGAGTTCGACGATATCGAACACGCGGTGGTGTACGGCGTGGAAATACCCCACACCGATGGCCGCGCCGGCATGGCCGCCATTACCCTGAAGCCCGGCGCCAGCCCGGACTGGGGTGCCCTGGCCCGCCATTTACGCGAAAAATTACCCGCCTACGCCATTCCGCTGTTTTTGCGCCTGCGCGAACAGGAAGAAGTGACCGGCACCTTCAAATACCGCAAGGTGGAGCTGAAAAACGAGGCTTACCATCTGGATAAAGTCAGCGAGCCGGTGCTGGTTTTGGTGGGTAAGCAGGCGGCTTACGAAGCGCTGACGGCGGAGGTGGAAGCCGCCATCAATGCTGGGGAGATCAGTCTGTAG
- a CDS encoding acyl-CoA dehydrogenase family protein yields the protein MLNLEVPKKFRPLVQQARQVANNVFRPISRKYDRNEHAYPVELDILAAIMDGMNDGTMGEGAGAGKLKQDKKHADGIVNSTNMSTVLGLQELCWGDVGLSLTLPRQGLGNAAIAAVADAEQFARFGKKWAAMAITEPGCGSDSAAIRTTAVKDGDHYVLNGEKIYVTSGERAEAVVVWASLDRSIGRAAIKSFVVEKGTPGMDVVRLEKKLGIKASDTAAITFTDCRVPATNLLGSPDINPEQGFAGVMQTFDNTRPVVAAMAVGVAKAALDRSWAILKEYGLQPQYRHDLKNTSHLEAQLYRFEADWEAARLLTLKAAWMADNGMPNSKEASMAKAKAGRTANAITLGCVELLGALGYSEDELLEKWARDSKILDIFEGTQQIQQLIIARRLLGKSSAELR from the coding sequence ATGCTGAATCTGGAAGTTCCGAAAAAATTCCGCCCGCTGGTGCAGCAGGCGCGGCAGGTGGCCAACAACGTATTCCGCCCTATTTCGCGTAAATACGACCGTAACGAACACGCCTACCCGGTCGAGCTGGATATACTGGCCGCCATAATGGATGGCATGAACGACGGCACCATGGGAGAAGGCGCCGGCGCCGGTAAATTAAAACAGGATAAAAAGCACGCCGATGGCATCGTCAACAGCACCAATATGTCGACCGTGCTGGGGCTGCAGGAACTGTGCTGGGGCGATGTCGGTTTATCCCTTACCCTGCCCCGTCAGGGTCTGGGCAACGCCGCCATTGCCGCCGTGGCCGATGCCGAACAATTCGCCCGTTTTGGTAAAAAATGGGCGGCCATGGCCATTACTGAACCGGGCTGCGGTTCCGATTCCGCCGCCATCCGCACCACCGCCGTTAAAGACGGCGACCATTACGTTCTGAACGGCGAAAAAATTTACGTCACCTCCGGTGAGCGCGCCGAGGCAGTGGTGGTCTGGGCCAGCCTCGACCGCAGTATCGGCCGCGCCGCCATCAAATCCTTTGTGGTGGAAAAAGGCACCCCCGGCATGGACGTGGTGCGGCTGGAAAAGAAACTCGGTATCAAAGCCTCCGACACCGCTGCCATTACCTTTACCGATTGCCGCGTCCCTGCCACCAACCTGCTCGGCAGCCCCGACATTAACCCCGAACAGGGGTTCGCCGGCGTAATGCAAACCTTCGACAACACCCGCCCGGTGGTCGCTGCCATGGCGGTGGGCGTCGCCAAAGCCGCCCTCGACCGCAGCTGGGCCATTCTGAAGGAATACGGCCTGCAACCGCAGTACCGTCATGACCTGAAAAATACCAGCCATCTGGAAGCCCAGCTGTACCGCTTTGAGGCCGACTGGGAAGCCGCCCGCCTGCTGACCTTAAAAGCCGCCTGGATGGCCGACAACGGCATGCCCAACTCCAAAGAAGCCTCCATGGCCAAAGCCAAAGCCGGCCGCACGGCCAACGCCATTACCCTGGGCTGTGTCGAGCTGCTGGGGGCGCTGGGCTACAGTGAAGACGAATTACTGGAAAAATGGGCACGCGACTCAAAAATTCTGGATATCTTTGAAGGCACCCAACAAATTCAGCAGCTGATTATTGCCCGCCGTTTACTGGGTAAAAGCTCGGCTGAATTACGCTGA
- a CDS encoding adenosylcobinamide amidohydrolase, translating into MITTDRPAPNCHAIEFLHQPDYIVLHLPERWPILSSAVLNGGFSSARSLLNLRVDANAPPPWPPAAQTLQQQAQQLHLSAPCCGMMTAASMQSLGYARSGDTHFTAECWVTAGLANLRRPGDRADAPPRAGTINIWLLLHQPLTPAAMTEALIQLTEAKVTAIRDLNLLSPVSGLPASGTGTDSHAVICPPASADTPALAFCGKHTRAGEHIGRAVLQACRHSLQQCLRVAD; encoded by the coding sequence ATGATAACGACAGACCGTCCGGCGCCCAACTGCCACGCCATAGAGTTTTTGCATCAGCCTGATTACATCGTCCTGCATCTGCCTGAACGCTGGCCAATTCTCAGCTCGGCCGTACTCAATGGCGGTTTCAGTAGCGCGCGCAGTTTGCTGAATCTGCGCGTCGATGCCAATGCCCCGCCACCCTGGCCACCGGCCGCCCAAACGCTGCAGCAACAGGCACAGCAACTGCATTTAAGCGCACCCTGCTGCGGTATGATGACCGCCGCCTCCATGCAATCACTGGGTTATGCCCGCAGCGGTGATACGCATTTTACCGCCGAATGTTGGGTTACCGCCGGGCTGGCCAATCTGCGCCGCCCCGGCGACCGGGCCGATGCACCGCCGCGGGCGGGTACTATTAATATCTGGCTGCTGCTGCACCAGCCGTTAACCCCGGCGGCCATGACCGAAGCCTTAATTCAGCTGACCGAAGCCAAGGTCACCGCCATCCGTGATCTGAATTTACTCAGCCCGGTATCCGGCCTGCCCGCCAGCGGCACCGGCACCGACAGCCACGCCGTGATCTGCCCACCGGCCAGCGCTGACACTCCGGCGCTGGCGTTCTGCGGCAAACATACCCGCGCCGGTGAACACATTGGCCGGGCGGTGTTACAGGCTTGCCGGCACAGTCTGCAGCAATGCCTGCGCGTAGCCGACTGA
- a CDS encoding alpha/beta fold hydrolase — MNIFRLGLLFSFIWLTGCASMGIGSRSMDELTQHYTNQQSRFVNIDGLNIHYRDEGQGPVLVLLHGVASSLHTWDGWVEQLQPHYRIIRLDLPGHGLTGPDLARKRYDIGYMVKTLDTFLSRLNIEKAHLAGNSLGGYISWKYAVQHPQRVDKLILVDAAGYPQDMPFIMNLASLPVIGEMSQLMMPRFMVGNNIKAAYGDSDKVSSQLVRRYHDLTLRQGNRKALVQVFRTMKEQSRNPQLGDEVKQVKAPTLLMWGEEDNWVPLDVLAQFRRDLPVASVVTYEGVGHLPMEELPVQSARDAHIFLQTGQFFSMPVSMGN, encoded by the coding sequence ATGAACATTTTCCGACTCGGGCTGTTGTTCAGCTTTATCTGGCTTACTGGTTGTGCCTCCATGGGCATCGGTTCACGGTCTATGGACGAACTGACGCAGCATTACACCAATCAGCAGTCACGTTTTGTGAATATTGATGGCCTCAATATCCATTACCGGGATGAAGGGCAGGGCCCGGTGCTGGTGTTGCTGCATGGTGTGGCGTCGTCGCTGCACACCTGGGATGGCTGGGTAGAACAGCTGCAGCCGCACTACCGTATTATCCGTCTCGATTTACCCGGCCATGGGTTAACCGGGCCGGATCTGGCGCGTAAGCGTTACGACATTGGTTATATGGTGAAGACGCTGGATACCTTTTTAAGCCGGCTGAATATTGAAAAAGCCCATCTGGCCGGTAATTCGCTGGGCGGCTATATCAGCTGGAAGTATGCGGTGCAGCATCCGCAACGGGTTGACAAGCTGATTCTGGTCGATGCCGCCGGTTATCCGCAGGATATGCCCTTTATTATGAATCTGGCGTCCTTACCGGTAATTGGTGAAATGAGCCAGCTGATGATGCCGCGCTTTATGGTCGGTAATAATATTAAAGCGGCCTATGGCGACAGCGATAAAGTGAGCAGCCAGCTGGTGCGCCGTTACCACGATCTGACCTTGCGCCAAGGCAACCGTAAGGCACTGGTGCAGGTATTCCGCACCATGAAAGAACAAAGCCGCAACCCGCAGCTGGGGGATGAGGTAAAACAGGTGAAAGCCCCGACCCTGCTGATGTGGGGCGAAGAAGACAACTGGGTACCGCTGGATGTACTGGCACAGTTCCGCCGCGATTTACCGGTGGCCAGTGTGGTGACGTACGAAGGGGTTGGTCATTTGCCGATGGAAGAGCTGCCGGTACAGAGCGCCCGCGATGCGCATATTTTTCTGCAGACCGGGCAGTTTTTTTCCATGCCGGTGAGTATGGGTAATTAA
- a CDS encoding acyl-CoA dehydrogenase family protein, whose product MAQDIQGVGLRLASRFAGSRWAEKYGLRKPVERIAYLSTRAGFRFAGKLLQKRQQPDPTPGERLPNSREKQLFDLSLTDEQQMIKDSVRAYASDIVRGLAHDANEACALPDTYLQDAMALGLNLFAVPESMGGAASGYSPTTSAIIAEELAWGDLSLAFATLAPVAVANALVRWGTQQQQQRWLPLWLGEQPVQAAIAVQEQHPLFSADKLRCSATSQRKGFTLNGEKTLVPLGGKAQLYLVAAHYHGKPRLFIVPADTAGLSFAAQPAMGLRAAATGTLTLDNVKLDHNALLGGEHSDFHYRDFLDLGQLHWCALATGTCQAALDYLIPYCNEREAFGEPISHRQSVAFMLANMAIELESMRLLTWRAAALAEQGKAFHREAYLAHILCADKAMEIGTNAVQLLGGHGFTKEHPAERWYRDLRVLGCINSGLHL is encoded by the coding sequence ATGGCACAGGACATTCAGGGCGTCGGCTTACGGCTGGCCAGCCGCTTCGCCGGCAGCCGCTGGGCAGAAAAATACGGTCTGCGCAAACCGGTTGAGCGCATCGCCTATTTATCCACCCGCGCCGGTTTCCGCTTCGCCGGTAAATTGCTGCAAAAGCGCCAGCAACCCGATCCCACCCCCGGCGAACGGCTGCCCAACAGCCGCGAAAAACAGCTGTTTGATTTAAGCCTTACCGACGAACAGCAGATGATTAAAGACAGCGTGCGCGCCTACGCCAGCGATATCGTGCGCGGGCTGGCTCACGACGCCAACGAAGCCTGTGCCCTGCCCGACACTTATCTGCAGGACGCCATGGCACTGGGGCTGAATCTGTTTGCCGTGCCCGAATCCATGGGCGGTGCCGCCAGTGGTTACAGTCCGACCACCAGCGCCATCATTGCCGAAGAACTGGCCTGGGGCGATTTATCCCTGGCGTTTGCCACCCTCGCCCCGGTGGCGGTGGCCAATGCGCTGGTACGCTGGGGCACCCAGCAACAGCAGCAACGCTGGCTGCCGTTATGGCTGGGCGAACAACCGGTGCAGGCCGCCATTGCGGTGCAGGAACAACACCCGCTGTTCAGTGCCGACAAACTCCGCTGCAGTGCTACCAGTCAGCGCAAAGGCTTTACCCTGAACGGTGAAAAAACCCTGGTGCCGCTGGGCGGCAAGGCGCAGCTGTATCTGGTGGCGGCGCATTACCACGGCAAGCCACGGCTGTTTATTGTACCGGCCGACACCGCCGGCCTGAGCTTTGCAGCGCAACCGGCCATGGGCCTGCGTGCAGCAGCAACCGGCACCCTGACTCTGGACAACGTCAAACTTGACCACAACGCCCTGCTCGGCGGCGAGCACAGCGATTTTCACTACCGTGATTTTCTCGATCTGGGTCAGCTGCACTGGTGTGCGCTGGCCACCGGCACCTGCCAGGCCGCGCTGGATTACCTGATTCCCTACTGCAATGAACGCGAAGCCTTTGGCGAACCCATCAGCCACCGGCAGTCAGTGGCCTTTATGCTGGCCAATATGGCCATCGAACTGGAATCCATGCGCCTGCTCACCTGGCGCGCGGCGGCACTGGCCGAACAGGGCAAAGCGTTCCACCGCGAAGCGTATCTGGCGCATATTCTGTGCGCCGACAAAGCCATGGAAATCGGCACCAACGCCGTGCAGTTACTGGGTGGCCACGGTTTCACCAAAGAACATCCGGCCGAACGCTGGTACCGCGATTTGCGCGTGCTGGGTTGCATCAACAGTGGTTTGCACCTGTAA
- a CDS encoding YajG family lipoprotein, which translates to MRKLMLVVAGLVTLLLSGCVLAPQTISLAEQADIQGMTSPGREALVRVVDERQVGFDVLGHRGGRAPENSPLLADKPLTQALTARLQNSLAALGFGAANDPQPLRVQLTVEEFLYQCNEGIIVNECSISMRFQVTVIDGEKTFTKPYGINEMRSLATSPVKEYSQQWVNDALGRLWSYMFNDAELKRSLGVI; encoded by the coding sequence ATGCGTAAACTGATGTTGGTTGTAGCGGGTCTGGTTACCTTGTTATTAAGTGGTTGTGTGCTGGCGCCGCAAACCATTTCCCTGGCCGAACAGGCTGATATTCAGGGCATGACCTCACCGGGCCGTGAGGCGCTGGTGCGGGTGGTGGACGAACGCCAGGTTGGTTTTGATGTGCTGGGCCACCGCGGCGGCCGCGCACCGGAAAACTCGCCGTTACTGGCCGATAAACCCCTGACCCAGGCGTTAACCGCGCGCTTACAAAACAGCCTGGCGGCGTTGGGTTTTGGTGCGGCCAATGACCCGCAACCGCTGCGCGTACAGCTGACCGTGGAAGAGTTTCTGTACCAGTGCAACGAAGGCATTATCGTGAATGAATGCAGTATCTCGATGCGCTTTCAGGTAACCGTTATAGACGGTGAGAAAACCTTTACCAAGCCCTATGGCATTAATGAAATGCGGTCGCTGGCGACCTCGCCGGTGAAGGAATACAGCCAGCAGTGGGTGAATGATGCGCTCGGACGGCTGTGGTCTTATATGTTCAATGACGCTGAGCTGAAGCGTTCTTTAGGGGTTATTTAA
- the yaaA gene encoding peroxide stress protein YaaA, whose product MLTLLSPAKTLDFDTPPVITTATQPGFTDDSAALVDILKGYSPDQLGALMKLSPALAQLNVQRFHDWRLPFTAENAKQAILAFKGDVYTGLDADTLTAQQLAFAQQHVRILSGLYGVLRPLDLMQPYRLEMGTKLANPQGKDLYAFWGDKITAALNAELAQQQADVVVNLASNEYFGAVKPKQLQARLITPVFKDEKNGQYKIISFYAKKARGLMTRWIIEQQLDSPVLLADFNVAGYRFSEEDSRGDTLVFKRAEKDIPHA is encoded by the coding sequence ATGCTGACGTTATTGTCGCCGGCGAAAACGCTGGATTTTGACACGCCACCGGTTATCACAACAGCCACCCAGCCCGGATTTACCGATGATTCGGCGGCGCTGGTGGATATTCTGAAAGGCTACTCCCCGGATCAGCTGGGTGCGTTAATGAAACTCAGCCCGGCGCTGGCGCAACTGAATGTGCAGCGTTTTCACGACTGGCGTCTGCCGTTTACGGCGGAGAATGCCAAACAGGCCATTCTGGCCTTCAAGGGCGATGTGTATACCGGTCTGGATGCTGATACCTTAACCGCGCAGCAACTGGCATTTGCTCAGCAGCATGTGCGCATTTTAAGCGGTTTGTATGGGGTGCTGCGGCCGCTGGATTTAATGCAACCGTACCGGCTGGAAATGGGCACCAAACTGGCGAACCCGCAGGGGAAAGATTTATACGCCTTCTGGGGCGATAAAATCACCGCGGCGCTGAATGCCGAACTGGCGCAGCAGCAGGCTGACGTGGTGGTGAACCTGGCGTCGAACGAGTATTTTGGTGCGGTCAAACCAAAACAGCTGCAGGCGCGGCTGATTACCCCGGTGTTTAAAGATGAAAAAAATGGCCAGTACAAAATCATCAGTTTTTACGCCAAAAAAGCCCGTGGCCTGATGACCCGCTGGATCATTGAACAGCAGCTGGATTCACCGGTCTTATTGGCCGATTTTAACGTTGCCGGTTATCGCTTCAGTGAAGAAGATTCCCGTGGCGACACCCTGGTATTTAAACGAGCAGAGAAGGATATCCCTCATGCGTAA
- a CDS encoding DUF349 domain-containing protein has product MAFFSKIFRAKQPKNEPRQDKTPAPAAVPANPDSIPAAQLPDWLLTVTDASVALQGLARLSTAQQRLPLAMQHSVAQVRLAAAEGIHDRDLLQQLQQHAKSKDKAVFRLCKERLAALRAGEQEQQARQQRIEQLLAQARYLNKIGYHPEFNGKLQLLQKEWPELQADADAATVSAMQAELASASALLQQHADEEARRQAEAAAREAAAQQQQQIQQQLSQLLQDAAQTDTETLKTQLPSLQEQWDNSLRQHKPELQTGRQVEQQLQQLRSIVNSLQQYQSVAADLSSWLSQSHSDAASLAQQLQQGSQWLQNMSWPAGVAQPGWYQQLLQRMHELRGQEHQQQAQQKSRQQQVTEQLTALEQALNNGQVKDAGKLNQQIQRQLKQLDNQSAAPLQRRLRALNTRLQEMRDWAGFATRPKKESLLAAMEALIGADLAPALLADKIHALQEEWKALSGLAADHDLWERFQQAGDQAFEPCRAWFTEQAEQRQRFVQLRQQLIQELDHYEQALDWASADWKTVQKTLDTARDAFRTYGPVERHLHKSTQDNFNAVCDRIYGHLKQEYDRNLAAKQALLQQAEQLASSDDLRGAADQVKQLQAQWKAVGVTPRQPDQKLWQQFRKQCDAVFARMDEQREARKAELNEVVAQAEQQVAAVLNELPDDANAARHAINDARRQLQELNLPKSAQQRLLRQLQDSEQQRQQQQQAQQQQEQQQRRAGLFARLQHLRGDDAQWQQACALPLPEGIAAEWFEQARAQQPDNSASAADLCILMEILADQPSPDSAKARRMELQVQRLADGLGKGLDARQEMQQLLQRWLQVNADLQQQERFIQALEKLSA; this is encoded by the coding sequence ATGGCATTTTTCAGTAAGATTTTCCGGGCAAAACAACCTAAAAACGAACCGCGCCAGGACAAAACCCCGGCTCCGGCCGCCGTACCGGCAAACCCCGACAGCATTCCGGCCGCCCAGCTGCCCGACTGGCTTCTTACCGTTACCGATGCCAGCGTTGCCCTGCAGGGGCTGGCCCGTCTGAGCACTGCACAACAGCGCCTGCCCCTGGCCATGCAGCACAGTGTGGCGCAGGTGCGGCTGGCGGCAGCCGAAGGCATTCACGACCGCGACTTACTGCAACAACTGCAGCAGCATGCCAAAAGCAAAGACAAAGCCGTGTTCCGCTTATGCAAAGAACGCCTGGCCGCCCTGCGCGCCGGCGAGCAGGAACAGCAAGCGCGCCAGCAACGAATCGAACAGTTACTGGCTCAGGCCCGTTACCTGAACAAAATTGGCTACCACCCGGAATTTAACGGCAAGCTGCAACTGCTGCAGAAAGAATGGCCCGAGCTGCAGGCCGACGCCGATGCCGCCACCGTCAGCGCGATGCAGGCCGAACTGGCCAGCGCCAGTGCGCTGTTGCAACAGCACGCCGACGAAGAAGCCCGCCGGCAGGCCGAAGCCGCCGCCCGCGAAGCCGCCGCTCAGCAACAACAGCAGATTCAGCAGCAACTCAGCCAGCTGCTGCAGGATGCCGCTCAGACCGATACTGAAACCTTAAAAACCCAACTGCCGTCGTTGCAGGAACAGTGGGACAACAGCCTGCGTCAGCACAAGCCAGAGCTGCAAACCGGGCGGCAGGTAGAACAACAACTGCAGCAACTGCGCAGCATTGTTAACAGCCTGCAGCAATATCAGAGCGTGGCGGCGGACTTAAGCTCCTGGTTAAGCCAAAGCCACAGCGATGCCGCCAGTCTGGCGCAACAACTGCAACAAGGCAGCCAGTGGTTACAAAACATGAGCTGGCCGGCCGGCGTGGCTCAGCCCGGCTGGTATCAGCAACTGCTGCAGCGTATGCACGAATTACGCGGGCAGGAGCATCAGCAGCAGGCGCAACAGAAATCCCGTCAGCAGCAGGTCACCGAGCAGTTAACGGCTCTGGAACAGGCGCTGAACAATGGCCAGGTGAAAGACGCCGGCAAACTGAATCAACAGATTCAGCGACAGCTGAAACAGCTAGATAACCAAAGCGCTGCGCCGCTGCAGCGTCGTTTACGGGCACTGAATACCCGCCTGCAGGAAATGCGCGACTGGGCCGGCTTTGCCACCCGCCCGAAAAAAGAAAGCCTGCTGGCAGCCATGGAAGCCTTAATCGGCGCCGACCTGGCACCGGCCCTGCTGGCCGATAAAATTCATGCCCTGCAGGAAGAATGGAAAGCCCTGTCCGGACTGGCGGCCGACCACGACCTGTGGGAACGCTTTCAGCAGGCCGGCGATCAGGCCTTTGAACCCTGCCGGGCCTGGTTTACCGAACAGGCCGAACAACGACAGCGCTTTGTGCAGCTGCGTCAGCAGTTAATTCAGGAGCTGGACCATTACGAACAAGCCCTGGACTGGGCCAGTGCCGACTGGAAAACCGTGCAGAAAACCCTGGATACCGCCCGCGATGCGTTCCGCACTTACGGCCCGGTGGAACGTCATCTGCACAAATCGACCCAGGATAATTTCAACGCCGTCTGCGACCGCATTTACGGCCATCTGAAACAGGAATACGACCGCAATCTGGCCGCCAAACAGGCATTGCTGCAACAAGCAGAACAGCTGGCCAGCAGCGATGACCTGCGCGGCGCCGCCGATCAGGTCAAACAACTGCAGGCGCAATGGAAAGCCGTGGGCGTTACACCGCGCCAGCCCGACCAGAAACTGTGGCAGCAATTCCGCAAACAGTGCGACGCCGTGTTCGCCCGCATGGACGAACAGCGCGAAGCGCGTAAAGCCGAACTGAACGAAGTGGTGGCCCAGGCCGAACAACAGGTCGCTGCGGTACTGAACGAACTGCCGGACGATGCCAACGCCGCCCGCCACGCCATCAACGACGCCCGCCGCCAGCTGCAGGAACTGAACCTGCCGAAATCCGCCCAGCAGCGCTTACTACGCCAACTGCAGGACAGCGAGCAACAACGCCAGCAACAACAGCAGGCGCAGCAGCAACAAGAACAACAACAACGCCGCGCCGGCCTGTTTGCCCGCCTGCAACACCTGCGCGGTGACGACGCCCAATGGCAGCAAGCCTGCGCCCTGCCGCTGCCGGAGGGCATTGCGGCTGAATGGTTTGAACAAGCCCGCGCGCAGCAGCCGGACAACAGCGCTTCCGCTGCTGACCTGTGCATTCTGATGGAAATTCTGGCCGACCAGCCCAGCCCCGACAGCGCCAAAGCGCGCCGCATGGAACTGCAGGTACAGCGGCTGGCCGACGGCCTCGGCAAGGGGTTAGATGCCCGGCAGGAAATGCAGCAATTGCTGCAGCGGTGGCTGCAGGTCAATGCTGACTTACAGCAGCAGGAGCGCTTTATTCAAGCGCTGGAGAAACTCAGCGCCTGA